Proteins found in one Phocoena sinus isolate mPhoSin1 chromosome 19, mPhoSin1.pri, whole genome shotgun sequence genomic segment:
- the MAF gene encoding transcription factor Maf isoform X2 yields the protein MASELAMSNSDLPTSPLAMEYVNDFDLMKFEVKKEPVETDRIISQCGRLIAGGSLSSTPMSTPCSSVPPSPSFSAPSPGSGSEQKAHLEDYYWMTGYPQQLNPEALGFSPEDAVEALISNSHQLQGGFDGYARGAQQLASAAGAGAGASLGGSGEEMGPAAAVVSAVIAAAAAQSGAGPHYHHHHHHHAAGHHHHPTAGAPGAAGSASASAGGAGGSGGGGPASAGGGGGGGGGGGGGGGGGGGGAAGAGGALHPHHAAGGLHFDDRFSDEQLVTMSVRELNRQLRGVSKEEVIRLKQKRRTLKNRGYAQSCRFKRVQQRHVLESEKNQLLQQVDHLKQEISRLVRERDAYKEKYEKLVSSGFRENGSSSDNPSSPEFFM from the coding sequence ATGGCATCAGAACTGGCAATGAGCAACTCCGACCTGCCCACCAGTCCCCTGGCCATGGAATATGTTAATGACTTCGATCTGATGAAGTTTGAAGTGAAAAAGGAACCGGTGGAGACCGACCGCATCATCAGCCAGTGTGGCCGTCTCATCGCCGGGGGCTCGCTGTCCTCCACCCCCATGAGCACGCCGTGCAGCTCGgtgcccccttcccccagcttctCGGCGCCCAGCCCGGGCTCGGGCAGCGAGCAGAAGGCGCACCTGGAAGACTACTACTGGATGACCGGCTACCCGCAGCAGCTGAACCCCGAGGCGCTGGGTTTCAGCCCCGAGGACGCGGTCGAGGCGCTCATCAGCAACAGCCACCAGCTCCAGGGCGGCTTCGATGGCTACGCGCGCGGGGCGCAGCAGCTGGCCTCGGCGGCCGGGGCCGGCGCCGGCGCCTCCCTGGGCGGCAGCGGCGAGGAGATGGGCCCCGCCGCCGCCGTGGTGTCCGCCGTGATCGCCGCGGCCGCCGCGCAGAGCGGCGCGGGCCcgcactaccaccaccaccaccaccaccacgccgCCGGCCACCACCATCACCCGACGGCCGGCGCGCCCGGCGCCGCGGGCAGCGCGTCCGCCTCGGCCGGTGGCGCGGGCGGCTCGGGCGGCGGCGGCCCGGCCAGcgccgggggcggcggcggcggcggcggcggcggcggcggcggcggcggcggcggcggcgggggcgcggcgggggcggggggcgcccTGCACCCGCACCACGCCGCCGGCGGCCTGCACTTCGACGACCGCTTCTCCGACGAGCAGCTGGTGACCATGTCGGTGCGCGAGCTGAACCGGCAGCTGCGCGGGGTCAGCAAGGAGGAGGTGATCCGGCTGAAGCAGAAGAGGCGGACCCTGAAAAACCGCGGCTATGCCCAGTCCTGCCGCTTCAAGAGGGTGCAGCAGAGGCACGTCCTGGAGTCCGAGAAGAACCAGCTGCTGCAGCAGGTCGACCACCTCAAGCAGGAGATCTCCAGGCTGGTGCGCGAGAGGGACGCGTACAAGGAGAAATACGAGAAGCTGGTGAGCAGCGGCTTCCGAGAAAACGGCTCGAGCAGCGACAACCCGTCCTCTCCCGAGTTTTTCATGTGA